Proteins encoded in a region of the Mycolicibacterium neoaurum genome:
- a CDS encoding TetR/AcrR family transcriptional regulator encodes MARTVDPVKHAARRAHIMDAAMTCFAAGGVAATTTAAICAQAGVGSGTFFHYFPTKTDVLVAILEVGTEQTREWFSDRGPRDDPRAVVLDWVRYTADTAADARVPGFIRAVGAVMAEPAVAEALAADDRAQHTGLRDVVRRAQQRGCMRRDLPAPELATWVMVLLDGFLSRLATDPAFLVDAERERLVDAVTRLID; translated from the coding sequence ATGGCCCGCACGGTCGACCCGGTCAAACATGCGGCCCGCCGCGCGCACATCATGGATGCGGCGATGACCTGTTTCGCCGCCGGCGGTGTGGCCGCCACGACCACCGCCGCGATCTGTGCGCAGGCGGGCGTCGGCTCAGGGACATTCTTCCACTACTTCCCGACGAAAACCGATGTGCTAGTGGCGATTCTGGAAGTGGGCACCGAGCAGACCCGGGAATGGTTCTCCGACCGCGGCCCTCGTGATGATCCGCGCGCGGTGGTGCTGGACTGGGTCAGGTATACCGCCGACACCGCCGCGGACGCGCGGGTTCCCGGCTTCATCCGCGCGGTCGGTGCGGTGATGGCCGAACCCGCTGTCGCCGAGGCGCTGGCAGCCGACGACCGGGCCCAGCATACGGGCCTGCGCGACGTGGTGCGCCGGGCACAGCAACGGGGCTGTATGCGTCGCGATCTGCCGGCGCCGGAACTGGCCACCTGGGTCATGGTGCTGCTGGACGGCTTCCTGAGCAGGCTGGCCACCGACCCCGCGTTCCTCGTCGATGCCGAACGCGAGAGGCTCGTCGACGCGGTGACCCGGCTGATCGACTAG
- a CDS encoding amidase produces the protein MRFDEYRSHDATGLAKLVADKQITATELLELATERAAAVNPRINAIVRDIPVRPTDNLSGPFAGVPFLIKDLAQDYAGLPSSAGSHSLQHVPVAEHSTIVSRWLDAGLVIFGKTNLPEFGAKGISEPQLWGPARNPWNLDRTPGGSSGGSAAAVAAGIVPCAGANDGGGSIRIPAACCGLVGLKPGRGITPMGPTSGESMHGSAVQGVVSRSVRDTAAMLDVIAGGEPFGPYSPAPAAAPYASAVGQDPGGLRIGVRVPAAITPHPDREAYAAVEKTVATLTELGHHVEELPKAPFDDAALARDFLLTWFVYLAWEVDEAKRVTGCGDEMFERDTLIMAAIGRATRGVDYVDAVQRRHEHTRRLSTFFESYDLLLTPTLATAPPRIGEFDLPVALQRGADLLLKTRTAKLLRYTKIVDDMVDKNLGWVPYTQLANITGRPAITLPLHWTVDGLPLGVQFVAPLAGESLLLTLAGQLEQALPWADRVAPL, from the coding sequence ATGAGATTCGACGAGTACCGCAGCCATGACGCGACCGGCCTGGCGAAACTGGTGGCGGACAAGCAGATAACGGCAACCGAACTGCTGGAGCTGGCCACCGAGCGCGCGGCCGCTGTGAATCCGCGGATCAACGCGATCGTCCGCGACATCCCGGTACGGCCCACCGACAATCTGAGCGGTCCGTTCGCCGGTGTGCCCTTCCTGATCAAAGATCTCGCCCAGGATTACGCCGGACTGCCCAGCTCGGCCGGTTCCCATTCGCTGCAACATGTTCCGGTCGCCGAGCACTCCACCATCGTGTCGCGCTGGCTCGACGCCGGACTGGTCATCTTCGGCAAGACCAACCTGCCCGAGTTCGGCGCCAAGGGCATCTCCGAGCCGCAGCTGTGGGGGCCCGCCCGCAACCCGTGGAACCTCGACCGGACCCCGGGCGGCTCGTCGGGCGGCTCGGCGGCCGCCGTCGCGGCAGGCATCGTGCCGTGCGCGGGCGCCAATGATGGTGGCGGATCGATCCGCATCCCGGCCGCCTGTTGCGGACTGGTCGGCCTCAAACCCGGCCGTGGCATCACCCCGATGGGCCCGACCAGCGGCGAATCGATGCACGGTTCGGCCGTGCAGGGTGTGGTGTCACGCAGCGTCCGCGATACCGCGGCGATGCTGGACGTCATCGCCGGCGGGGAACCGTTCGGGCCTTACTCGCCGGCCCCGGCCGCCGCCCCGTACGCATCGGCCGTGGGTCAGGATCCCGGCGGCCTGCGGATCGGTGTGCGTGTCCCCGCCGCCATCACCCCTCATCCGGACCGCGAGGCGTACGCCGCGGTGGAGAAAACCGTCGCGACGCTCACCGAACTGGGTCACCATGTCGAGGAGCTGCCCAAGGCACCGTTCGACGATGCCGCCCTGGCCCGCGACTTCCTGCTGACCTGGTTCGTCTACCTCGCCTGGGAGGTCGACGAGGCCAAGCGCGTCACAGGCTGCGGTGACGAGATGTTCGAGCGGGACACCCTGATCATGGCCGCGATCGGACGCGCGACCCGCGGCGTGGATTACGTCGACGCGGTGCAGCGCCGCCACGAGCACACCCGCAGGCTCAGCACCTTCTTCGAGAGCTACGACCTGCTGCTGACGCCGACACTGGCGACAGCGCCGCCGCGCATCGGCGAATTCGATCTGCCCGTCGCGTTGCAGCGCGGCGCCGACCTGCTGCTCAAGACCCGCACCGCAAAACTGCTGCGCTACACCAAGATCGTCGACGACATGGTCGACAAGAACCTCGGCTGGGTGCCCTATACGCAGCTGGCCAACATCACCGGCCGACCCGCGATCACCCTGCCGCTGCACTGGACTGTCGACGGGCTCCCCCTCGGTGTCCAGTTCGTCGCGCCGCTGGCCGGCGAGTCCCTGCTGCTGACGCTGGCCGGCCAGTTGGAGCAGGCGCTGCCGTGGGCCGACCGGGTGGCGCCGCTGTGA